The sequence ATCAAGCTATCGTAATTTGGTAGGTTCACTTGCACCCATTCGTGGGGCTTAGCTCCTAGAAAATTGACGTGTTGAGTTAAACCTTGTTGTTCAACTTGTGCTTTTAATTGTTGTTCTAAATCGCCAGTGCCGACGATGTCGAGATGAATGTCGAGAGGTTGTGCAATCGGTGCTAATGCATCAATAAGATGGTGAATGCCTTTTTGTTCAACTAATCGGCCAAGGAAAACGAGGCGAAGTTGCTTAGCGTCGGTTTTGGGGTGTAGTTGGAACTGTTTAGTATTTACACCACAGTGAAGGAGCTTGATATTCCCTTTTGCCATGTTGTTGAAATCGGTGAGCATGTCTTTGCAGACCGCAACCACAAAGTCACTCGATGAAATCTTGTGTTCAATATCGTAAGCAAACTCGTAAACATCATGGCCATGGGCAACAAACGAACAAGTGATGTTGAGAAGCTTGGCGGCGACAATCGCATGTGCGGTGGTGTGTTGACAAAAATGCGCATGAACATGGTTAACGTCTTTTTCTGCGAGTTGTAACGCCAGCTTAAATCCATAAGCGAAAAGTGAATTTTTAGGCATGCTACTTTGCTTTGAAACAAACGAAAGCGCTTTTACAAAGCCGATCCAGTTGATGCTGGTTATCTTGCCTGCCCGAACATCCTTGCCAATTTTTATGATGTCATAGTCGAACGACTTTTCGCTGTCCTCTATCTTGAACGTCATCACGCAGACGTCGTGCCCACAGGCTTTGACAGAGTCGACTTCAGTTTGAATGAAGGTCTCACTGAGGACAGGATAAGTAGGCGCTATAAATGCTACTTTTTTCATTTTTTGCTCCCTTGATGAAGGCCACTATAGTCAACTAAGCAAAATACGAACCAAGATCAAAGAGTGTTTTAGGGGGGGGATTATAGAGGAAAGGGGATGACTTTCTTATGGTTATCGCGAACGTCGGGCTGGGTTTCTCAAAATGGTAATCAAATTGGAATTTTGAGTTTCTCCGTTGTTCACGGCTCGTCGTCATTTTGCGAATAGGCGTGTAGCTCATTGATATGAAAGCAATCCAGTAGGCCCAAGCTCTCGGCACAGAACATGCAGTAATAGCGATATAACGTATAAATGTGAGAACGTCATTATGGCTAAAGTGAGTATCATTATTCCTACCTACAACTGTTTGGACTATCTACCGAAAGCCATTGGTAGTGTGCTTAAACAGACGCATCAAGACGTCGAGCTGATCATTATCGATGATAATAGCAGTGATGGGACGTCGACTTATCTTGCGACGATACACGACGAACGTATTGTTAAAATCTCAACATTGGGCGTTGGTGCTCCTCAAGCTAGGAACTTAGGTATTGAGAAAGCGACGGGCGAATACATTGCTTTTTTAGACGCTGACGACTTTTGGTTTCCAGAAAAAATCGAACGACAACTTGAGTTCCATCAGCGCTACCCAGATCTCGCAATGAGCTTCACTAACTACGAGCACCTCACTGAAGATTACCAAGTGATTGTCGACTGCTTTGGTTATTGGTCGCAGTTTCAAGACCAAGACGAGATGTTTATCAATATCGAAAACCCATTAGAGTTCATTATTGAAAATAACGTTATTGGTACCTCAACCGTCATGGTGAAAGCCGACGTGTTCTCTCAAACCAACAGTTTTGATGCCGATATTAAGTATGGGGAAGATTGGGAGTTATGGCTTCGAATGAGTGAGAATCATCAGATTGGTGTGTTGAACTCGGTGCAGGTTGGCTACCTAATGAGATCCAGTTCTGTCACTCAAACGGAAAGCCTCAAATTGAGAAACCTACAATCCATAGAGTCCATTCTTCAGCATTACCAAAATAACAGTCAACGATGGAACCTACCATCTTCTAGTTTCAAGATCGCAAAGGCGAGAATACTTGAGGGTTACGCTGACTACTATCGAGGTTTACAACTGGACAGACAGGCGGTTGCCTTCAGTTTTCGTTCTCTGATGATGGCTCCACACAAGCGAACGTTACGACACCTTATTGGAGACTGTAAGAGTTTCCTAACGCCAACTTGGTAAGAGATAGGTGACTCTATGGGTTCGTTAAAACAGTCTGCTTATTACGCCATTGGCATTGTGATGATGAAAGGGATCTCATTGGTGATGATCCCGTACATTACCCACAAAATGACGTTAGCAGAATATGGTTCTTTAGAAGCGATAGTGTTGTTGGCCGATATCGGGACGATACTTTTTAGCTTCGGTATCGTAGACGCCATGTATCGTTATGTGGGTGTCGCCGAAGGTGATGAAAAGAAAAAGCTCGTATCGAACTGCTTCACGTTAAGCGTATTGGTGTGTGTGCTTGGCGGAGCTTTAATTGCTCTCAGTATGCCGCTATTGATATTTATGCTGCCGGTCGAGTTTCAGGCGTACCAAATTCTCCTTCTCCTTATCCCGGTCATGCTCGACGGAGCGATTTCTATCCCGCTGACCTTAATGCGAATGAACGCGTTGGCGAAACGTTTTTGCTTACTTAATGTCTTGAAAGCAGGTGTTCAAGCCACAATGACTTTTGCATTGCTTGAGGCCGGATATGGGATTGATGGTGTGTTGATCTCAGCGGCGGTATCTAGCGTGTTGCTCGTGGTTTGTTTGGTGCGTTATCAGTGGCAAGAGATGGGAACCTTTGGCTGCTTCAAATACTCAGCCAAGATCTTAAAGTTTGGAGTGCCTGCTTTGATGGGTGGCGCTTCAATGTACATGATCACAGGGTTAGACCGTTGGGTGATGGCGAGCTTTGTTGGGGTGGAAGAGCTGGCGATTTATGCGGTCAGCGGCAAGTTTGCATTGCTGCTTGGCTTACTATTACAGCCTTATGCGCTTTGGTGGTTCCCAAACCGTGTCGCTATGCTTCAACAGCCGGGTGGTAGTAAAAAGTGTGCAGATAGTGCTTTAGTCGGAGTGAACTTCGCGATTGTTTTGGGCTCTTTGATGATTCTAACGGTGCCCGGTTTTATCTCTTTAATTTTGCCAAGCAGTTATCACTATGCAGGGACTCTGGTTGTCGCCTTGCTTGCCATTAGCGTTATTAAAAATGCAGGTGATTACCTTAACCTTGGTTGTTTCAGTGGCGATTCGAGTCAGTCGCAAATGTGGGTTCAAGGAGGGTGCGCCACCTTGGCTGCCATCGGTTATTTTACGGTGACACCGATATTTGGTGTGGGGGGCGTTATCTTCGTTCTTTGCGGCACGTATACCTTACGATTGTTGCTTCTATATTTTGTCAGTCAATCGATGGAATATTTGCCGTATCAACACAGTAAATGGGTAACCGCGGTCAGCATCGCTGTCGTAGCGATCGCCTGTGACCGATTTCTTGGTTTGGCACTCGCTAATGTTCATGACTTTGTTTTAGGTATCTGTGTTGCTCTAATCACGCTGGTGGCCTTTATTAAATACTCGGTCATCGTTATTCCTCAAACGCTGCTTGATAAACTTACGCTCGGTAAGCACTCACATGTTAGCTAAAAGCAGAACATTGGAACTATGAAGGATTTCGAGAGGCCAGTGAAAATTCAAATAAACACAATAAAACACTGTTCACAATCTTTTTGATTAGATAGTATTTATAGATTCAATGAATGCTAACTATGGAAAGATATATGAATAAGTGGATGTTGCTCTTCTCTTTGTTTTCAGTGGCCTCATACAGCGCCTCTGATTTTTCAACGGAGGAGGTTCTGTCTCCTGACTTCAACCCGCCGGAAGTTTCCTTGCAAGATCAGCAAAATATCGTGTGTGCTAGCGTTGTCTGCAATTCCACCTCCAATCCTCAGGCTGTTCCTATGGTTGGTGAAGTGCCGGAGCGCGAACCAAACCAAACAATGGAAACCATTGCCAGTGCCATTTATTTCGTGGGTGAAATAGGCTTTGCGGATAATCTATCCGACCCCGAATATGAAACGCTCTCTGAGAACTAATTGAGAGGAGGTAGCAAAGGATTGGTACTTCTTTTTAATGCAGTGACAAAAGATATTAAATGCTGTTATAAAAGATAAGATCTTGTTTAACGATTTTATAATTACGGCATTTGGCAATTAGGAAGCACTAATGGAAATCTGGAAGTTACTGCTGTTTATCCCAGCTTGTTTTGCGCTCAATATGACTCCGGGCCCAAACAATTTGTTATCAATGAACAACGCCCGTTGTTATGGATTTCAAGCGGCTTTCGTCGCGGGATTAGGACGAATTACGGCATTTTCTGGCATGATCGCGTTAGCTGCATCTGGTCTGGCTGTTGTTCTTTATACTTCTGAAGCCTTGTTCTTCCTTATCAAGCTTTTTGGCGCCATGTACTTGCTGTGGATTGCGTTCAACCTATGGCGTTCACAAGCCAGCCCAGTAGCGGACATTGAACGAAATAAGAATTGGTTTGGCCTTGTTAAACAAGAGTTCGCACTTGCCGCTGGTAACCCAAAAGCGATACTCATCTTCACTGCCTTCCTACCTCAATTCGTAGATGTCACCGCAAATGTAAACACGCAATTCTTTATGTTAGGAAGCACTTTTCTTGTGTTAGAAATGCTCGCGATCTCTATCTACGCGGCGTTTGGCTTATACCTAAGAAATTGGTTTTCAAAACCTCAAATGGCCAAGCGTTTCAACAAAGCATGCTCTGTTTTTCTCGCTCTATCGGGTGCGAATCTATTGGTTAGTCGACAGTAACGAATTAAGGTATAAAGCGATATGGTGAACGCGGATATACTTTCTCATTGGATAGAAACCAAACGTCATGCTTCGTTAACTGAGGTTACTCACGGAGCAACTAATTCGGTGTATAAGGTGGGTTCAAAGCCAGCTTTATTTTTGAGGAAATACCGGACTCGTGATGCTAGTCGTATCAAGAACGAGCACGAACTGTTGTTCTTTCTATCTCAAAAAGTCCCAACTGTGGTTTTGCCGTGCCTTACTTCAAATGGTCAAAGTTTTGTTAAGGCCAAAGGTGAATACTACGCGTTGTTTCCTGAGGCTCACGGTTCGTTGATTGAGAAGCTCGCTTTGACAGACACGCATGCATTCGAAGCCGGTGCTACTCTCGCAAAGCTTCATCGCCAGTTGAGCCTCTACCCTCGAAATGGATTGCCAAATGAGATGTTCCCAGTTATCCAACTGTCATGGAACAGAGAGCTATGGCTGCAGCGTCTTGATAAGATCATTGCTGCTATCGAATCAAAAGGGGAGCAAAACGTCGAGGATGAATGGGCGCTACAGAGGTCTATACAGCAACGTAGTTTTCTAGCGAGTAGCCAAAGTGTCCACTCTTATGAGACCAAAACCGAGCGAATACTGATTCACGGTGACTTCCATCATTATAATCTCTTCTTTGATAAGCGTTCTAAAGTGAGCGGTATTATCGATTGGGACTTGGTTCAATACATGCCTCCTGCCTACGAAATAGCCCGGGGTTGCATGTACATGTTTGATATGGATGTTAAGAAATCGGTCGAATTTGTTGGCGGTTACTTGTCCATTAATGAACTTTCAAAAGCGAGTATTAGTGATGGAGTTTGTGCTTGGGGCATTTTTGCTGACCACCATATCTGGGCGTTGGAAGAGGTTTATTTAAAACAGAACCTAGCCGCTCGTAAATTCATACCTCACAAGAACTTTTTACCTTTTGAGCAGCAATGGTCATTGATAGAGTCGCACTTGGTAAACAAGCGATAAAGGTCAGGCGTTGCATTGTAATCTGAGGGAGATCTAATGAGTACCCAAGACCTATCTAACATGGGTTCTGCTCGAGTATCTATAGAACAACTTAACGGTGGACCTTGTATTCGAAAGCAAGGTGCTGGTGGCGTAGAGATTTCCTTCTATCAACATGCCGCTCAGCAGTTGTCTGGTGTGCACAGTCCCAAATTGTTGGCTGTTGAAGGGGATGATTTATATATCGAATACATTCCCCACTCTTTAACACTAAATGAGCTTCAAACGACTTCAGAGGTGTATCAGCAACTTTCTCGTATTCACCAGTCTCAATATGTTCCGAGCTTTAAAGTCAAAGAGCATTGCTGGCACATAAATGAAACCGAGACTGCATTCGCCTCTCTGAAACTACCTCAAATAACCCAAGACAGTTTGCTGCGTATTCAGCAGCTTAGTGATGTTTTGTTTGACCATAAAACCTTAGTTTCTGGCGATGCCAACGAAGGAAACTGGGGGAGAAGAGACAACGGTCAGCTGGTGTTATTTGATTGGGAGCGTTTTGGTTTTGGCAGCCCTGCGATAGATTTGGCTCCGCTCGTTTCCCGAATGGGAACTTTGCCAGATTATGAGCGCATTGTAGATCAGTACCTTTGCCATAACACCTTGATTCCGCGTGAAGATTTAATAAAGCAATTGATCATCGCGAAAAGCTGGATCGTAGTCGAAGTCACGAATATATTGGTCACGCGTAACAACCCTGAAGCTTCGAAATACATTCATTGGTTTAGAGAGCAATTGCCAACTTGGTTGGCTTTAGTTGAAGGCAGATTGTAGTTGAAGGGTGGTTGTAGTCATCTCTATAAAGGTCTATCTATGAATATTGTCTGTGCGGAAAAACAAGAATTGGCTGATATCTACCAGCTTGAACATGCTTTGTTTGGCGACCATGCCTATCCGCAGTTTTTCTTTCGTCAGGCATTTGATTGCTGGGGGAAGGGCTTATTGGTGGCGAAACAAGATTCGCAGGTTGCGGGTTATGTGTTGATGACACCGACAGACAAGCCACAAGAGTATTGGGTTCTGTCACTGGCCGTTAATGGTCACTATCGTGGGATGGGAATTGGTCGTTCATTGATGGAACAGGCGATAGCGACACTGCTTGAAGAATCCAAGATATTGCTGACAGTGGATCCCAATAATGTATCGGCTTGTGCGCTTTATGCATCGATGGGTTTTGTCACGATCAAAGAAGAGTCGAATTATTTTGGCGATGATGAGCCACGATTGGTGATGCAACTCATCATCTAGTGTTTTGTTAATGCTGTTTATCCCAAATCGCATACCTTGATTAAAGACTCACAGAGCTAGGTCAACATCACGATACCGTGCATCAACACCACGCTAGAAGTGAGTCGAGTTCTCATGTCAAAGTAGCCATCCGGGCCTTCGCTTTGGTTTTCTTCTCTCATCGACCTTTCCGCTCGCCAAACTGCGATGTAACCGATAATAAGAATCAGAGTGGTGAGAAACTCTTGCTGCTCACCGAGTAGCACCGCTAGCCAAGCTGCCAACACAGTAACATTGCTCAGAACTAGAGCCTTGTTGCTGGATTGGTTTTCGAAGTTCTCTATTCCATTTCCCCACAAGATTCCCGACAAAAAACTCAATATGACCACGCTGTAGGTGATGAAGAGTGTCTCGCCACTCAGGCCTAGGAATCGGCTGTCAGTCAGAGACAGCAGTAGGCCAAATAGAAACGGGATTAGCCCCATGTAACCTAGCTTGGCCATGGTGTTGCGTGTTTGAGTTGTCTCCATAAAATCTGACCTCATAACTGCTGCTCAATTGCATTTTTGAGTGTCGCACTTACAGGTGATGTCGAGCTAGGGAAGGTTGCCACCACTTTGCCTTCTTTGCTGATCAGGAATTTGTAGAAGTTCCACTTGGGCGTTACGCCTGCTTGTTGTTGAATTTCTGCAAACACAGGGTTAGCGCTACTGCCAGACAGCGAAGCTCGAGCCATCATAGGGAAGGTAACACCGTAGTCGAGATAACAGACTTTAGCCGATTTCTCTTCGCTTCCTTTGTCTTGGCGAAAATCATTACTTGGAAAGCCAACAACCGTGAAACCTTGGTCCTTATAGGTCTGATGCAATTGCTCTAGCTGTTTAAATTGTGGTGTGAAACCACATTGGCTGGCCGTGTTCACAACCAAAAGGGTCTTGCCTTGAAACTCTTCACACAGCTCTATCTCTTCGTTCGAATTTAACAAACGTTGTTTGCCGTTGAGTATCTCAGGGCAACTGGATGCAAAAGCGATAGAGCTCGTTAGGCTTGTAATCAGGGCGGTGGAGCAAAGCAGTGAAGGTTTCATAGGTTTGGCTCATTTTAGTTGGCGTAACTGTTAGTACTCTTGCGCAGGACGAAATGATCACTCTGCTAATCATTAACCGCCACTATTTATGAACTAATCAAATGTCATCGCTGAAAAGATATGGAGCGACCAAACGACTTATGTTCACCCTTGCACCAAGGCGAGCGGCTAACAGATACATGCCACCAATTTTGCGGTGTAGGAATAGGGCGTCTGCTGGCGGTGTATGCCAGTACTCTTGTTCCATGCTGAGTATAGTTCCGGCTTCGCGTAGCTTTTGAGCGAGTCCACTGGCTTTAAAATCGTACTCTTCGTCGACTAACATAGGTTCACACGCCATTGTCACTAAGTTAAGAATGGCTTGGCGCTGATCGGGGAGAATCGTCTCGCTAAAGAACCCTATCTGTTCGAGCGCCTTGTTGAGTCCTTGTTCATCGTGATTAATCACAGAGGTAAAGGCCGAACGATAGCCATCACTGAAGCGGTCGCTGTATTCACGCGTTGCCCCAAAATCTAACAGCCCAATCTGGCGCGTGTTTTCAACGTAAAGGTAGTTGGCGAAGTTGGGGTCGGTTTGCACCATCTTAAAATCGAACAACTCTTTGAACATGAGTTCGAGCAAGCTGCGCATCACAAAATCACGAGTGCTTTGATCGTAACCTTCTATTTGCTCTATCGATACGCCTTCAATGAAGTCCATCGCGAGCACCGATTCTGAAGACATTTGAGGATGAATTTTAGGTACAACGAAGTGAGAGTGTTCTTTGAGCGCATGGTAGTAACGTGTCGCGTAGTCAGCCTCGCGGGCATAATCCGCTTCATCATGGAGCTGTTTCTTTGCTTCTTCTAATAAGCCTTTGTAATCGACAGACTTGGGTATTAACCCAACGATGTTAAGCAGCGTGCCTACATTGTCCACATCACTGTCGATGCTTTTTCGAATACCTGGATATTGGACTTTTATGGCAAGTTTGTCTCCCGCATCACTGTAGGCTTGGTGAACTTGTCCGATGGACGCACTGGCGATAGGTTTAAAGTTAAAGGAAAGGAATTCGGTTTTCCAGTTGCTGCCGAGTGAGCTTTCTAACACTTGGTTGAGCTGCTTTGTTGGCAATGGGTCGGCGTCTGAGCGCAGGCGAGAAAGAATGTCGGCGAGTTCAGGTTCGAGGACATCGCCAGCGTCCATTGATAACATTTGGCCAAGTTTCATCGCTGCACCGCGCAGGTGTGCGAGTTGGTCAGTCAGGCGAGCAATGTTCTGCGGCGTGAGCATTAAGTCTTTTGCTTTCGGCCTGTTGCCTTGTGCAAGTTGCTTGGTGCCTTCCGTTATCACATTGCCCGCGACCCTTGTCGCCAGCGAGGCAAACTTACTAAATCTAGAAATGCGATGTGTGGGAAGGTTTCTCTCTTTTGCCGACATAAAGGTTCTCTCTGGGAATTGAGGTTGATACCAATCGTAGTAAATAACTGTTCACCCTAGCTTGTTAAAAAGCCCGATAACGTCGTTAGATTTTTTGATTGTAGAATAACTACTTATCCAAACTTCTTGTCGAAAAGAGCCACCTTGTTCTCTAGCTTTTTTCCTGCGCTATTTTTGAACACTTACTTACTGTGATTGGTATGACTACAAAGTTCTATCAATCATTACACAACCTCATGTTTTGTTGTGATAACTTGTCTCGTGGAACAGTAAACAAAATTAATAAGGACAAAACATGAAGTTTATTTGGTTGAAAGTGGCTGTCACTGTATTGGTATTCGCAGCACTGTTTGGCATTGTTTATTACAAAGTCGCCAGCGGTATATCTTAGTCCGACACTATTTGGTGCAGCTGTTTCCGTTGCAGCGTGACTTTCCTGTTAGCCAGAAAGAGACTTTATATCGGTTCTTGGCAAACCGTAGATAACACCAATCTGCCATTGGCTTAAATATCGCCCAGCGCAATGGGGCATATAGCCAACCTTTGCCTACCAGCTTCCACGCTTGATAAGTCACGTCCAAACCCAGCAGTAATTTTCCGTTCTCATCGAGTGCATGCAAAATCGTATTGGCTGCCTCTGCATCTATCTGCGGGTAGTCTGAAAATGCTTCACTGTAGATATCGATGGTTTGAATCTGATTTTTAGTATCAGATTTAGCCAGAGCCGCCATCTCTTTCGCACAAAGTGGACATGTCCCATCGTAAAATATCGTTAATGCAGTCATTGTTTTTCTTACTTTTTTCGTCAATACCAATCTATACGACATCACCAATTAGGTGGATCATTCTGCCCAGTTATCCGACACTGTCATTGTGAGAACTATTTTACAGTATCATCTAGAGGTAACATCCGTTCCATGCATTTACAAATTAAGAGCCTATCTCCAATGACAACAAAGTTAATGAACCGTTTCATAATAGCTATGACTGCCCTGATGCTAAGTGGTTGTGTTAGCTACAGTGTGACTGAGCAAGAAATGACGAACTACCTTCAAGATTCGGTGATGTTAGAGCAGGAAGTGGGTGTACAAAACGTTATGTATGCGCAAGTCGCTGTCGATGACTTAGCGGTGCAGATTGGTCGAGCTGATGCCGAGCGTGTTTCTGTTCTGGCGAACACCAATGCAAAGGTTCAGGTGTTCAACATGCCTAATATGGGGTTGGACTTGGACATCGAATTCAGTGCAGTCCCTGAATACGACAAAGAAAGTGGTGAGGTGTATTTAAAGTCACTGCGACTAGAGCGCTTTGAAGAGAAGGGAAAGCAGCTTTCTCCTGAAATAGAGAAATTACTCAAACCCGCCGTGTCGATGATCGGCTTTGCTTTGTCTCAGTCTCCGGTATACAAACTGGACAGTAATAAAGTGCAAGAGTCGTTGATTAAGTCATCGGAACCCAATCTGGTGATTAAAGACAATAAACTGGTTATCGAGTTATTCGATTAACCTTTTCGTTTTAGCTTGGACTAAGATTTGAACATAATGGCTGCCGATCAGGTGGCCATTTTTGTTTGTGTTGAGTCGGTCATGCCTGCTTTTAGTCGGTTTACTCACCTTGTCTATCTGTCTCATTTATTGAATTCGCCGCGTATCTCACCTTTACTTTACTCTTGTGAGCAAGTCATCGCTTCAGTCATCAAATGATAAAAAAGAAAAAGGTGAACGAACTATGAAGAGTCCAGTAATAGCGGATAACAAACCCGTCAAAGTCGAGCTGACAGAAGGCGAAGAGTATTACTTCTGTACCTGCGGGCGG is a genomic window of Vibrio sp. FE10 containing:
- a CDS encoding glycosyltransferase family 4 protein is translated as MKKVAFIAPTYPVLSETFIQTEVDSVKACGHDVCVMTFKIEDSEKSFDYDIIKIGKDVRAGKITSINWIGFVKALSFVSKQSSMPKNSLFAYGFKLALQLAEKDVNHVHAHFCQHTTAHAIVAAKLLNITCSFVAHGHDVYEFAYDIEHKISSSDFVVAVCKDMLTDFNNMAKGNIKLLHCGVNTKQFQLHPKTDAKQLRLVFLGRLVEQKGIHHLIDALAPIAQPLDIHLDIVGTGDLEQQLKAQVEQQGLTQHVNFLGAKPHEWVQVNLPNYDSLIAPFCFSATGCVDTGPLVLKEAMAVGTPVITTNIMGCKEIVTPDTGFVVSEKNVEELREAIERFAQLSCNDKTEMGMRARTRVEESFNSLKQAQQLSHWIENPA
- a CDS encoding glycosyltransferase family 2 protein is translated as MAKVSIIIPTYNCLDYLPKAIGSVLKQTHQDVELIIIDDNSSDGTSTYLATIHDERIVKISTLGVGAPQARNLGIEKATGEYIAFLDADDFWFPEKIERQLEFHQRYPDLAMSFTNYEHLTEDYQVIVDCFGYWSQFQDQDEMFINIENPLEFIIENNVIGTSTVMVKADVFSQTNSFDADIKYGEDWELWLRMSENHQIGVLNSVQVGYLMRSSSVTQTESLKLRNLQSIESILQHYQNNSQRWNLPSSSFKIAKARILEGYADYYRGLQLDRQAVAFSFRSLMMAPHKRTLRHLIGDCKSFLTPTW
- a CDS encoding lipopolysaccharide biosynthesis protein, with translation MGSLKQSAYYAIGIVMMKGISLVMIPYITHKMTLAEYGSLEAIVLLADIGTILFSFGIVDAMYRYVGVAEGDEKKKLVSNCFTLSVLVCVLGGALIALSMPLLIFMLPVEFQAYQILLLLIPVMLDGAISIPLTLMRMNALAKRFCLLNVLKAGVQATMTFALLEAGYGIDGVLISAAVSSVLLVVCLVRYQWQEMGTFGCFKYSAKILKFGVPALMGGASMYMITGLDRWVMASFVGVEELAIYAVSGKFALLLGLLLQPYALWWFPNRVAMLQQPGGSKKCADSALVGVNFAIVLGSLMILTVPGFISLILPSSYHYAGTLVVALLAISVIKNAGDYLNLGCFSGDSSQSQMWVQGGCATLAAIGYFTVTPIFGVGGVIFVLCGTYTLRLLLLYFVSQSMEYLPYQHSKWVTAVSIAVVAIACDRFLGLALANVHDFVLGICVALITLVAFIKYSVIVIPQTLLDKLTLGKHSHVS
- a CDS encoding LysE family translocator; this translates as MEIWKLLLFIPACFALNMTPGPNNLLSMNNARCYGFQAAFVAGLGRITAFSGMIALAASGLAVVLYTSEALFFLIKLFGAMYLLWIAFNLWRSQASPVADIERNKNWFGLVKQEFALAAGNPKAILIFTAFLPQFVDVTANVNTQFFMLGSTFLVLEMLAISIYAAFGLYLRNWFSKPQMAKRFNKACSVFLALSGANLLVSRQ
- a CDS encoding phosphotransferase enzyme family protein gives rise to the protein MVNADILSHWIETKRHASLTEVTHGATNSVYKVGSKPALFLRKYRTRDASRIKNEHELLFFLSQKVPTVVLPCLTSNGQSFVKAKGEYYALFPEAHGSLIEKLALTDTHAFEAGATLAKLHRQLSLYPRNGLPNEMFPVIQLSWNRELWLQRLDKIIAAIESKGEQNVEDEWALQRSIQQRSFLASSQSVHSYETKTERILIHGDFHHYNLFFDKRSKVSGIIDWDLVQYMPPAYEIARGCMYMFDMDVKKSVEFVGGYLSINELSKASISDGVCAWGIFADHHIWALEEVYLKQNLAARKFIPHKNFLPFEQQWSLIESHLVNKR
- a CDS encoding phosphotransferase family protein — encoded protein: MSTQDLSNMGSARVSIEQLNGGPCIRKQGAGGVEISFYQHAAQQLSGVHSPKLLAVEGDDLYIEYIPHSLTLNELQTTSEVYQQLSRIHQSQYVPSFKVKEHCWHINETETAFASLKLPQITQDSLLRIQQLSDVLFDHKTLVSGDANEGNWGRRDNGQLVLFDWERFGFGSPAIDLAPLVSRMGTLPDYERIVDQYLCHNTLIPREDLIKQLIIAKSWIVVEVTNILVTRNNPEASKYIHWFREQLPTWLALVEGRL
- a CDS encoding GNAT family N-acetyltransferase; the encoded protein is MNIVCAEKQELADIYQLEHALFGDHAYPQFFFRQAFDCWGKGLLVAKQDSQVAGYVLMTPTDKPQEYWVLSLAVNGHYRGMGIGRSLMEQAIATLLEESKILLTVDPNNVSACALYASMGFVTIKEESNYFGDDEPRLVMQLII
- a CDS encoding DUF3429 domain-containing protein — protein: MRSDFMETTQTRNTMAKLGYMGLIPFLFGLLLSLTDSRFLGLSGETLFITYSVVILSFLSGILWGNGIENFENQSSNKALVLSNVTVLAAWLAVLLGEQQEFLTTLILIIGYIAVWRAERSMREENQSEGPDGYFDMRTRLTSSVVLMHGIVMLT
- a CDS encoding glutathione peroxidase, with protein sequence MKPSLLCSTALITSLTSSIAFASSCPEILNGKQRLLNSNEEIELCEEFQGKTLLVVNTASQCGFTPQFKQLEQLHQTYKDQGFTVVGFPSNDFRQDKGSEEKSAKVCYLDYGVTFPMMARASLSGSSANPVFAEIQQQAGVTPKWNFYKFLISKEGKVVATFPSSTSPVSATLKNAIEQQL
- a CDS encoding ABC1 kinase family protein, with translation MSAKERNLPTHRISRFSKFASLATRVAGNVITEGTKQLAQGNRPKAKDLMLTPQNIARLTDQLAHLRGAAMKLGQMLSMDAGDVLEPELADILSRLRSDADPLPTKQLNQVLESSLGSNWKTEFLSFNFKPIASASIGQVHQAYSDAGDKLAIKVQYPGIRKSIDSDVDNVGTLLNIVGLIPKSVDYKGLLEEAKKQLHDEADYAREADYATRYYHALKEHSHFVVPKIHPQMSSESVLAMDFIEGVSIEQIEGYDQSTRDFVMRSLLELMFKELFDFKMVQTDPNFANYLYVENTRQIGLLDFGATREYSDRFSDGYRSAFTSVINHDEQGLNKALEQIGFFSETILPDQRQAILNLVTMACEPMLVDEEYDFKASGLAQKLREAGTILSMEQEYWHTPPADALFLHRKIGGMYLLAARLGARVNISRLVAPYLFSDDI
- a CDS encoding thiol-disulfide oxidoreductase DCC family protein, which produces MTALTIFYDGTCPLCAKEMAALAKSDTKNQIQTIDIYSEAFSDYPQIDAEAANTILHALDENGKLLLGLDVTYQAWKLVGKGWLYAPLRWAIFKPMADWCYLRFAKNRYKVSFWLTGKSRCNGNSCTK
- a CDS encoding DUF1439 domain-containing protein translates to MTTKLMNRFIIAMTALMLSGCVSYSVTEQEMTNYLQDSVMLEQEVGVQNVMYAQVAVDDLAVQIGRADAERVSVLANTNAKVQVFNMPNMGLDLDIEFSAVPEYDKESGEVYLKSLRLERFEEKGKQLSPEIEKLLKPAVSMIGFALSQSPVYKLDSNKVQESLIKSSEPNLVIKDNKLVIELFD